A genomic window from Pecten maximus chromosome 6, xPecMax1.1, whole genome shotgun sequence includes:
- the LOC117328763 gene encoding heat shock protein 70 A1-like encodes MAAPAIGIDLGTTYSCVAVFQHGKVEIIANEQGNRTTPSYVAFTDTERLIGDAAKNQVAMNPSNSVFDAKRLIGRKFDDASVQSDMKNWPFKIINKNGTPLIQVQFKGETKIFSAEEISSMVLTKMKETAEAYLGKKVKDAVITVPAYFNDSQRQATKDAGAITGLNVLRIINEPTAAALAYGLDKNLSGEKNVLIYDLGGGTFDVSILTIDEGSMFEVRSTAGDTHLGGEDFDNRLVTFFINEFKRKHHKDMSNNPRAIRRLRTACERAKRTLSSSSEASVEIDSMFEGIDFYTKISRARFEELCSDLFRTTIDPVERALIDAKLDKSKIHDIVLVGGSTRIPKIQKLLQDFMNGKELNKSINPDEAVAYGAAVQAAVLSGDTSSAIKDVLLVDVAPLSLGIETAGGVMTNLIERNSRIPCKTSKTFTTYADNQPGVHIQVYEGERAMTKDNNLLGKFDLDGIPPAPRGVPQIDVTFDIDANGILNVSAEDKSTGKSNKITITNDKGRLSKAQIDRMVSEAEQYREADEKQRQAVASRNALENYVFSVRMAINETAGDKLTQEEKTTALDKCEDTLKWLEANMLAEKEEYDYKMKEVQGVCSPMMSKLHGGGQGQAQGQGGKSSGPTVEEMD; translated from the coding sequence ATGGCTGCTCCAGCTATAGGGATTGATTTGGGTACCACCTATTCTTGTGTGGCCGTTTTTCAGCATGGAAAAGTGGAGATTATCGCTAACGAGCAAGGCAACCGGACAACACCTAGTTATGTAGCCTTTACGGATACCGAACGGTTGATTGGGGATGCTGCTAAAAACCAAGTAGCCATGAACCCTAGTAACTCGGTTTTTGACGCAAAGAGACTCATAGGGAGGAAGTTTGACGACGCTTCCGTTCAATCGGACATGAAAAACTGGCCATTTAAAATTATCAACAAGAACGGTACACCTTTAATCCAGGTGCAATTTAAAGGTGAGACCAAGATATTCAGCGCAGAGGAAATAAGTTCAATGGTGTTGACGAAAATGAAGGAAACAGCAGAAGCGTACCTTGGCAAGAAGGTAAAGGATGCTGTCATTACCGTCCCGGCTTACTTTAATGACTCTCAGCGCCAGGCGACAAAGGACGCCGGTGCTATTACTGGTCTGAACGTGCTTCGAATCATTAATGAACCTACGGCTGCCGCTCTGGCTTATGGTCTCGATAAAAACCTGAGCGGGGAGAAAAATGTCCTCATTTATGATCTTGGAGGTGGTACTTTCGATGTTTCTATACTGACCATTGACGAGGGCTCCATGTTTGAAGTCCGCTCTACAGCCGGAGATACTCATCTTGGCGGCGAAGACTTTGACAACAGGTTAGTGACATTCTTCATTAACGAATTTAAACGCAAACACCACAAAGACATGAGCAACAATCCCCGTGCCATCCGTCGTTTGAGAACGGCATGCGAGAGAGCAAAGCGTACGCTCTCTAGCAGTTCGGAAGCAAGTGTAGAAATCGACTCGATGTTTGAAGGAATTGACTTCTATACTAAGATTTCTCGCGCCAGATTTGAGGAGCTTTGTTCGGACTTATTCAGAACTACCATTGACCCTGTTGAACGAGCACTGATCGATGCCAAGCTCGACAAGAGTAAAATCCATGATATCGTTCTGGTAGGTGGCTCAACTCGTATCCCTAAGATTCAAAAGTTGCTGCAAGATTTCATGAATGGCAAAGAACTGAATAAATCGATCAATCCGGACGAGGCGGTGGCCTATGGAGCGGCTGTCCAGGCGGCCGTCCTCTCGGGTGATACCAGCAGCGCCATCAAGGACGTGTTGTTGGTGGACGTAGCGCCATTGTCCTTAGGTATCGAAACAGCTGGGGGTGTTATGACCAACCTCATCGAACGAAACAGTCGGATTCCGTGTAAAACATCAAAGACATTCACAACTTACGCGGATAACCAGCCAGGGGTCCACATACAAGTATATGAGGGCGAGAGGGCTATGACCAAGGATAACAACCTCCTTGGAAAGTTTGACCTTGACGGTATCCCTCCCGCCCCACGTGGTGTGCCCCAGATTGACGTCACCTTTGACATTGACGCAAACGGTATCCTAAACGTGTCGGCTGAGGACAAGAGTACCGGAAAATCGAACAAAATCACCATCACTAACGACAAAGGCCGACTTAGTAAGGCACAAATCGACCGAATGGTATCTGAAGCTGAGCAATATCGTGAGGCAGACGAGAAACAGAGGCAAGCAGTGGCCTCTAGGAACGCTCTGGAGAACTATGTGTTCAGTGTGAGAATGGCAATCAACGAAACAGCCGGGGACAAACTGACACAGGAGGAGAAAACCACAGCCCTAGATAAGTGTGAAGACACACTCAAGTGGCTGGAGGCCAATATGCTGGCGGAGAAGGAAGAATACGACTACAAAATGAAGGAGGTTCAAGGTGTGTGCTCTCCTATGATGAGCAAACTCCATggtggaggtcaaggtcaagccCAAGGTCAAGGCGGTAAAAGTAGTGGTCCGACAGTGGAGGAAATGGACTAA